In one window of Bombus fervidus isolate BK054 chromosome 4, iyBomFerv1, whole genome shotgun sequence DNA:
- the LOC139986836 gene encoding uncharacterized protein, with translation MDGHGYKWVRFTGARYFVPGMICVGKDLDGLNLVVGRALHHGDMLPAKVKPEHGVAYVCHNGSEHMKHDFEILMPAEFHWVHASNGRVPTHAVEAGKTVEGEMLYVGRAFQNGIPCVGKVHRTHGVLYVPYEGREIPFRDYEVLVLS, from the exons ATGGACGGCCATG GATATAAATGGGTTAGATTCACGGGTGCTCGCTACTTCGTACCGGGAATGATCTGTGTCGGCAAGGACTTGGATGGCTTGAATCTTGTTGTTGGACGTGCCTTGCATCATGGTGATATGCTTCCTGCGAAGGTGAAGCCAGAACATGGCGTTGCCTATGTCTGTCACAACGGCAGTGAACACATGAAGCATGACTTCGAG ATCTTGATGCCCGCCGAATTCCATTGGGTCCACGCGAGTAACGGTCGCGTTCCAACTCACGCGGTCGAAGCTGGAAAAACGGTGGAAGGAGAAATGCTTTACGTAGGCCGTGCTTTTCAAAATGGTATACCATGCGTGGGAAAA GTACATAGAACTCACGGAGTATTGTACGTACCTTATGAAGGCAGGGAAATCCCATTTAGAGATTACGAAGTGCTGGTATTATCTTAA